The following proteins come from a genomic window of Thiothrix winogradskyi:
- the pepP gene encoding Xaa-Pro aminopeptidase has translation MQKPMIPKEEYAARRRQLLAQLGKDAVAVVPSGGLKVRNRDAEYPFRQDSDFHYLTGFNEPEAVAVFVPGREQGEYVLFCREKNELAERWSGTRAGLEGAKHWHGADDAHPISALNKLMPELLIGRDQVHYDLGANPEFDLHLIRWVNHLRARARAGIRAPHSIVMLDRILHEMRLFKSAAEVAVMRYAAQTAARAHTRAMQLCQPGTYEYEVEAELLHEFRRMGMEPAYTSIVGGGKNACILHYIENREVLHDGDLLLIDAGAEHECYASDITRTFPVNGKFSPAQRALYQLVLDAQQAAIAVAIPGNTWDDPHQAAVKVLAQGLLDLGILSGTLEEVLKKPEVTNLEEPAPEEPYRQFYMHKTGHWLGMDVHDVGDYKHGEEWRTLQPGMVLTVEPGLYISPADNVDPQWWNIGIRIEDDVLITADGNEVLSAAVVKEIDDIEALMQR, from the coding sequence ATGCAAAAACCGATGATTCCGAAGGAAGAGTACGCGGCACGGCGGCGGCAGTTGTTGGCGCAATTGGGTAAGGATGCGGTGGCAGTCGTGCCTTCTGGCGGCTTGAAAGTGCGTAACCGTGATGCGGAATACCCGTTTCGCCAAGACAGCGATTTCCATTACCTCACTGGCTTCAATGAACCGGAAGCGGTGGCGGTGTTTGTGCCGGGGCGTGAGCAAGGCGAATACGTATTGTTTTGCCGCGAAAAAAACGAATTAGCGGAACGCTGGTCAGGCACTCGCGCTGGTTTGGAAGGCGCAAAACATTGGCATGGCGCGGATGATGCGCACCCGATTAGCGCTTTAAACAAGCTGATGCCGGAATTGCTGATCGGGCGTGATCAAGTGCATTACGATTTGGGCGCAAACCCTGAGTTTGATTTGCATCTGATTCGTTGGGTGAATCACTTGCGTGCCAGAGCGCGGGCGGGGATACGTGCGCCGCACAGCATTGTGATGTTGGATCGGATTCTGCACGAAATGCGCCTGTTTAAATCAGCGGCGGAAGTGGCAGTGATGCGTTATGCCGCGCAAACCGCTGCACGGGCGCATACCCGTGCGATGCAACTGTGCCAGCCGGGAACATACGAGTACGAAGTCGAAGCCGAATTGCTGCACGAATTCCGGCGCATGGGGATGGAACCCGCGTATACCTCGATTGTGGGCGGCGGTAAAAATGCCTGCATTTTGCACTACATCGAAAACCGTGAGGTGTTGCATGACGGTGATTTGCTGCTGATTGATGCGGGAGCAGAACACGAATGCTACGCCAGTGATATTACCCGCACGTTTCCGGTGAATGGCAAATTTAGCCCCGCGCAACGGGCCTTGTATCAGTTGGTGCTGGATGCGCAACAGGCTGCGATTGCTGTCGCTATTCCCGGCAATACGTGGGATGACCCGCACCAAGCGGCGGTGAAGGTGTTGGCGCAAGGGTTACTCGATTTGGGCATATTGAGCGGCACGCTGGAAGAGGTGTTGAAAAAGCCTGAGGTGACGAATCTTGAAGAACCCGCTCCTGAAGAGCCTTACCGCCAGTTTTACATGCACAAAACCGGGCATTGGTTGGGGATGGATGTCCACGACGTGGGCGATTACAAGCACGGTGAGGAATGGCGCACCTTACAACCGGGCATGGTGTTGACGGTGGAGCCGGGGCTGTATATTTCCCCCGCCGATAATGTCGACCCGCAATGGTGGAATATCGGCATTCGGATTGAGGATGATGTGCTAATTACCGCCGACGGCAACGAGGTGCTGTCGGCGGCGGTTGTCAAAGAAATTGACGACATTGAGGCATTGATGCAGCGTTAA
- a CDS encoding UPF0149 family protein, whose amino-acid sequence MKSELPDYVGVERALGRADVDFSSAEIHGMACGLLVVDQATPPETWLAQALDGNPQDFHVQEARSLLKDLFAATRQQLNDSDMAFELFLPEDDALETRVEAMQDWCQGFSFGLALAGVKDMRTLPDDSREWAEDVVRIGSSGELEMEDEEEGEESLAEIIEYLRVGVLMMNEELQPMKAAPHIH is encoded by the coding sequence TTGAAGAGTGAATTACCGGATTATGTAGGCGTAGAGCGGGCGTTAGGGCGTGCTGACGTGGATTTTTCGAGTGCAGAAATTCATGGGATGGCGTGCGGTTTATTGGTGGTTGATCAGGCAACGCCGCCAGAAACCTGGTTAGCGCAGGCGTTGGATGGCAACCCGCAGGATTTTCATGTGCAGGAAGCTCGCAGCTTGCTGAAAGACTTATTTGCTGCAACCCGCCAACAATTAAATGATTCAGACATGGCGTTTGAATTATTTTTACCCGAAGACGATGCCTTGGAAACCCGTGTGGAAGCGATGCAAGATTGGTGTCAGGGTTTCAGTTTCGGGTTGGCACTGGCGGGGGTGAAAGACATGCGCACCTTGCCGGACGATTCGCGTGAATGGGCAGAAGATGTGGTACGCATCGGCAGTTCCGGTGAGCTGGAAATGGAAGACGAGGAAGAGGGTGAAGAATCACTCGCGGAAATTATCGAGTACCTGCGCGTCGGGGTGTTGATGATGAACGAAGAACTGCAACCGATGAAAGCAGCACCCCACATTCATTGA
- a CDS encoding cell division protein ZapA has product MEKNIQPVSVRILDKDYMVACPLGEQDALIASSRRVDREMRKIRDSGKVLGSDRIAVMVALNLAHELMHGKQHHNNASPDPATLEHLQKIQQRLDTALDKHKA; this is encoded by the coding sequence ATGGAAAAAAACATCCAACCCGTCAGTGTTCGCATTCTCGACAAAGATTATATGGTCGCCTGCCCGCTAGGTGAACAGGATGCCCTGATTGCCTCTTCGCGCCGGGTCGACCGGGAAATGCGCAAAATCCGTGATTCCGGCAAAGTGTTGGGCAGTGACCGCATTGCCGTCATGGTTGCCCTCAATCTTGCCCACGAACTCATGCACGGCAAGCAGCACCACAACAACGCATCACCCGACCCGGCAACACTGGAACATTTGCAAAAAATACAGCAACGCTTGGATACGGCACTTGATAAGCACAAAGCTTAA
- a CDS encoding DsrE family protein, whose product MILKPFLAASMVAIALLSVPFSAVTATDAAPKAAESEATSNDTRRLVIQVNKREEDFQDHLLSNIVNLQKHYGMDGIEIEVVAYGPGVWLVTEKSAFLKRVESLMMQNVTFTACGNTLDTVEASSGTRPVLLDGVEETQAGIARIIALQEEGWSYLSP is encoded by the coding sequence ATGATATTAAAACCATTTCTTGCTGCCAGCATGGTGGCAATTGCTTTATTGAGCGTACCTTTTTCTGCCGTAACCGCTACAGATGCAGCCCCAAAAGCTGCTGAAAGTGAAGCCACTAGTAACGACACGCGCCGCTTAGTGATTCAGGTCAACAAACGGGAAGAAGACTTTCAGGATCATCTGCTGTCTAACATCGTCAATCTGCAAAAACATTACGGTATGGATGGCATCGAAATAGAAGTGGTTGCCTATGGCCCCGGCGTTTGGTTAGTCACCGAAAAAAGTGCGTTTCTCAAGCGCGTGGAGAGCCTAATGATGCAAAACGTCACCTTCACCGCTTGTGGCAATACCTTGGATACCGTGGAAGCATCCAGTGGCACACGCCCGGTATTGCTCGATGGTGTCGAAGAAACCCAAGCAGGGATTGCCCGGATTATTGCCCTCCAAGAAGAAGGCTGGAGCTACCTTAGCCCGTGA
- the lnt gene encoding apolipoprotein N-acyltransferase, with the protein MLSFRNSSHSLSKFDYLLALLAGLSVALAFAPIEWRAFAFFAPAVLFWLNLKPMPTKQRLWLAWVFGVGLFAGGAHWIYVSIHFFGGANSFIAAFMVAIFVVIMALFLLVFGWLAGYVAHLPQAVRLLVAFPAIWVLTEWFRGWFLTGFPWLQLGSSQIDTWLAHYAPITGVLGVSWLVALGAGVLVLLVLGTQRERIIAGVLALVTVAGGFGLGQVRWTVPAGEPLFVSMLQGNVDQLTKWSREFRNDNIQAYLDLMDGDKYPNVETSHLVIWPETALADFFPQSLDVMLPLQDWAREAKADLLVGGFHVNRDTEAVYNAIMAVGGERDVEVSINTGEHVYAKQHLVPFSEYIPLLDYLRFLEHIVKLPVGNITAWEGTNTLTVAGQPMRMSVCYEDAFAEEMIAGLPEATMLVNVSNDGWFTGSIEPAQHAEIARMRALETGRYLLRATNNGVSAIIDEKGKVTATAEPRIATVISGYATPMQGATPYVRVGNWLIIPLMFILLGVPLLFLRGRFY; encoded by the coding sequence ATGCTGTCTTTTCGTAATTCTAGTCATTCCCTTTCAAAATTTGACTACCTGCTGGCCTTGCTGGCAGGTTTATCCGTCGCTTTGGCGTTTGCGCCTATCGAATGGCGTGCGTTTGCATTTTTTGCACCCGCCGTATTGTTCTGGCTGAATCTCAAACCGATGCCAACTAAGCAACGTTTGTGGCTGGCGTGGGTGTTCGGGGTGGGGCTATTTGCCGGTGGTGCACACTGGATTTATGTCAGTATCCACTTTTTCGGCGGGGCAAACTCTTTCATCGCGGCTTTTATGGTGGCCATTTTTGTGGTGATTATGGCGCTGTTCTTGCTGGTGTTTGGCTGGTTAGCGGGGTACGTCGCACATTTGCCACAAGCGGTGCGTTTATTGGTGGCATTTCCGGCGATTTGGGTATTGACCGAATGGTTTCGCGGTTGGTTTTTAACGGGTTTTCCTTGGTTACAATTGGGTAGCAGTCAGATTGATACTTGGTTGGCACATTATGCACCCATCACAGGGGTGTTAGGGGTCAGTTGGCTGGTGGCTTTGGGTGCGGGTGTGTTGGTGTTGCTGGTGTTGGGAACCCAGCGTGAACGTATTATTGCCGGTGTATTGGCGTTGGTGACGGTAGCCGGTGGGTTTGGCTTAGGGCAGGTGCGTTGGACAGTTCCAGCCGGAGAGCCGTTATTTGTCAGTATGTTACAAGGCAATGTTGATCAATTAACCAAGTGGTCACGCGAATTCCGTAATGACAATATCCAAGCTTATCTGGATTTGATGGATGGGGATAAGTACCCAAATGTCGAAACCTCGCATCTGGTGATTTGGCCGGAAACAGCACTTGCCGATTTTTTCCCGCAGTCTTTGGATGTGATGTTACCGTTACAGGATTGGGCGCGTGAGGCGAAAGCCGATTTATTGGTCGGTGGTTTCCATGTAAATCGCGATACCGAAGCGGTGTATAACGCGATTATGGCAGTGGGTGGTGAGCGTGATGTGGAAGTTTCCATCAATACGGGGGAGCATGTGTATGCTAAACAACACCTTGTGCCGTTCAGCGAATACATTCCCTTGCTGGATTACCTGCGCTTTTTGGAACATATCGTCAAATTGCCGGTGGGCAATATAACGGCGTGGGAAGGCACCAATACCCTTACGGTGGCAGGTCAGCCGATGCGCATGTCGGTGTGCTACGAAGATGCGTTTGCGGAAGAAATGATTGCCGGATTGCCGGAAGCGACCATGTTGGTGAATGTCAGCAATGACGGTTGGTTTACCGGCTCAATTGAACCCGCACAACACGCGGAAATTGCGCGGATGCGGGCGTTGGAAACTGGGCGCTATTTGTTGCGGGCTACCAATAACGGGGTTAGCGCGATTATTGATGAAAAGGGTAAAGTGACCGCCACTGCTGAGCCGCGTATTGCCACCGTGATCAGTGGTTATGCCACACCGATGCAAGGGGCAACCCCTTATGTGCGAGTTGGCAATTGGCTGATTATTCCATTGATGTTTATACTGTTGGGTGTTCCGTTGCTATTCTTGCGCGGCAGATTTTATTAA
- a CDS encoding amino acid ABC transporter permease → MESGRDYVRAADSLNVFMTFWRNQKIRGWLYQLAALLLVALCIAILADNTLENMRTRGIQSGFGFLAQPAGFDISESLFGFESTQPYWKAFLTGLGNTLKVAVIGIILTTILGVLLGVGRFSQNILIRGLCLTYVEIFRNIPLLLQLLLWYLLLVEFLPTAREAEPFLGMFLTKAGLTLPWFGDMPVKAGFGIKGGINVSPEFLALLLGLVLYTAAFIAEIVRSGIASVPRGQHEAAMALGLSRGQAMRLIQLPQALRVIIPPLTNQYLNLTKNSSLAVAVGYPDLVSIANTSINQTGRAVECIAVIMAVYLTLSLLTSVFMNAYNRRAAIKER, encoded by the coding sequence GTGGAATCAGGGCGGGATTATGTACGCGCCGCCGATTCGTTAAACGTGTTCATGACCTTCTGGCGCAACCAAAAAATACGCGGCTGGCTCTACCAGCTTGCCGCGTTGCTGCTAGTGGCGTTGTGCATCGCCATCCTTGCTGACAATACGCTGGAAAACATGCGTACCCGTGGTATCCAAAGCGGTTTCGGTTTTCTCGCACAACCTGCCGGATTTGACATCAGCGAAAGCCTGTTTGGGTTTGAGTCGACGCAACCTTATTGGAAAGCTTTCCTTACCGGCTTGGGTAATACCCTAAAAGTTGCCGTCATTGGCATTATTCTCACTACTATCCTCGGCGTATTGCTGGGGGTAGGGCGCTTTTCCCAGAATATCTTGATCCGTGGCTTATGCCTGACGTATGTGGAAATCTTCCGCAATATCCCGCTGCTGTTGCAATTGCTGCTGTGGTATCTGTTATTGGTTGAGTTTTTGCCGACTGCGCGGGAAGCCGAACCTTTTCTTGGTATGTTTCTCACCAAAGCAGGCTTAACCTTGCCTTGGTTTGGGGATATGCCGGTTAAAGCCGGGTTTGGTATTAAAGGTGGCATTAATGTTTCGCCGGAATTTCTGGCGTTATTGTTGGGTCTGGTGCTTTATACTGCTGCCTTTATTGCGGAAATCGTGCGCAGTGGCATTGCCTCCGTACCGCGTGGACAGCATGAGGCTGCAATGGCACTGGGTTTGAGTCGGGGGCAGGCCATGCGTTTGATTCAGTTGCCGCAAGCGTTGCGGGTGATTATTCCACCGTTGACCAATCAGTATTTGAATTTGACCAAAAACTCTTCGCTCGCAGTGGCGGTGGGCTACCCGGATCTGGTGTCGATTGCGAATACCTCGATCAATCAGACGGGGCGGGCGGTGGAGTGTATCGCGGTGATTATGGCGGTTTACCTGACGCTTTCGTTGCTCACCTCGGTATTCATGAATGCTTACAATCGCCGTGCGGCGATTAAGGAGCGTTAG
- a CDS encoding amino acid ABC transporter substrate-binding protein, with protein sequence MLTTTLARALAGVTLCTAVMLSLPAQAGKTLDTIKSRDQLVCGVNVALAGFSSADSEGKWSGMDVDYCKALAAAVLGDASKVKYVPLNAQQRFTALQSGEIDILSRNTTWTLTRDASLGANFVGTIYYDGQGFMVKKELKVASAKELDGATVCVQSGTTTEKNLTDFARANKLDIKPLVFEKNEAATGAYHSGRCEAYTTDASGLAAERTIAKNPDEHLILPEIISKEPLGPLVRRGDDEFFAISKWVLNALIEGEEYGLTQTNLDEKKTSDDPNIQRILGTAENMGTLLGLDKEWAYRALKATGNYGEIFERNVGKNSPLKLERGLNKLWNQGGIMYAPPIR encoded by the coding sequence ATGCTAACAACTACTCTTGCGCGTGCTTTGGCGGGCGTTACTTTGTGTACGGCTGTCATGCTCAGTTTGCCCGCTCAGGCGGGAAAAACCTTGGATACCATTAAGTCCCGTGATCAATTGGTGTGCGGTGTGAACGTGGCACTGGCGGGTTTTTCCTCCGCTGATAGCGAAGGCAAGTGGAGCGGGATGGATGTGGATTATTGTAAAGCACTGGCCGCAGCGGTATTGGGCGATGCCAGCAAGGTGAAATACGTGCCGTTGAACGCACAACAGCGTTTTACCGCCTTACAATCGGGCGAAATTGACATTTTGTCACGCAATACGACCTGGACATTGACCCGTGATGCGTCGCTGGGGGCAAACTTTGTCGGCACGATTTATTACGATGGGCAAGGTTTCATGGTGAAAAAAGAGCTGAAAGTTGCCAGTGCCAAGGAACTCGATGGCGCAACGGTATGTGTGCAATCTGGCACTACGACTGAAAAAAACCTGACCGACTTTGCCCGTGCCAATAAGTTGGATATTAAACCGCTGGTGTTTGAAAAGAATGAAGCTGCCACGGGTGCTTACCACAGTGGGCGTTGCGAAGCGTATACCACCGATGCTTCCGGTTTGGCGGCGGAACGTACCATTGCGAAAAATCCCGATGAACACCTGATTTTGCCGGAAATTATTTCCAAAGAACCGTTGGGGCCGTTGGTACGGCGGGGTGATGATGAGTTTTTTGCAATCAGCAAGTGGGTGCTGAATGCGTTGATCGAAGGCGAAGAATACGGGCTTACCCAAACGAATTTGGATGAAAAGAAAACCAGCGATGACCCCAATATCCAGCGTATTCTTGGCACGGCTGAAAATATGGGTACATTGTTGGGTCTGGATAAGGAATGGGCGTACCGTGCCTTGAAAGCGACTGGCAATTACGGTGAGATTTTCGAGCGCAATGTCGGTAAAAATTCCCCGCTGAAACTGGAGCGCGGCTTGAATAAGCTGTGGAATCAGGGCGGGATTATGTACGCGCCGCCGATTCGTTAA
- a CDS encoding amino acid ABC transporter permease — MAWLRANLFNNTFNSAVTLLLGMLLVYAVSHLWGWGIHHAVWAADAAQCNTARGTGACWGVVTEKYRVIIFGRYPFEEQWRPFAATLLLMALLLASCMRIFWKPWLAALWLGVLAVFFTLMHGGVFGLSVVTTDQWGGLPLTILLASLSVVGAFPLAVLLALGRLSDLPVIRSLCTVYVELIRGVPLISVLFMASFLFPLFMPEGFSIDVLLRVLVAMTLFAAAYLAEVIRGGLQAIPRGQYEAASSLGLTYWQMQRKIILPQALATVVPGIMNNFISTFKDTSLVTIVSLYELTGSLDLAVNSDPNWMPYKLEGYLFIAAIYFVFCFSLSRYSQWVERQVNRGKVH; from the coding sequence ATGGCATGGTTACGCGCCAATTTGTTTAACAATACGTTCAATAGTGCGGTAACGCTCCTATTGGGAATGCTGTTGGTCTACGCAGTGTCGCACCTGTGGGGTTGGGGTATCCATCATGCGGTGTGGGCAGCCGATGCGGCGCAATGCAATACGGCGCGTGGTACGGGCGCGTGTTGGGGTGTGGTCACAGAAAAGTATCGCGTGATTATTTTCGGGCGTTACCCGTTTGAGGAGCAGTGGCGACCGTTCGCGGCGACTTTGTTGCTGATGGCATTATTGCTGGCAAGCTGTATGCGGATATTTTGGAAACCCTGGTTGGCGGCGTTGTGGCTGGGGGTGTTGGCGGTATTTTTCACCCTGATGCATGGCGGTGTCTTTGGTCTGAGTGTGGTGACAACCGATCAATGGGGTGGTTTGCCGTTGACCATTTTGCTGGCTTCGTTGTCGGTGGTGGGGGCTTTTCCGCTGGCGGTGCTGTTGGCGTTAGGGCGATTGTCTGATCTGCCCGTGATTCGTAGCTTGTGTACGGTGTATGTGGAATTGATCCGGGGTGTGCCGCTGATTTCGGTGCTGTTCATGGCATCGTTCCTGTTTCCGCTGTTTATGCCGGAAGGTTTCTCGATTGATGTGCTGCTGCGGGTATTGGTGGCAATGACGTTGTTTGCGGCGGCGTATCTGGCGGAAGTGATTCGCGGTGGTTTGCAGGCGATTCCGCGTGGGCAGTACGAGGCGGCATCCTCGTTGGGGCTGACTTACTGGCAGATGCAGCGCAAGATTATTTTGCCGCAAGCCTTGGCAACCGTCGTGCCGGGCATCATGAATAACTTCATTTCGACCTTCAAAGATACCTCGTTGGTGACGATTGTGAGCCTGTACGAACTGACTGGCTCGCTGGATCTCGCCGTGAACAGCGACCCGAACTGGATGCCGTACAAGCTGGAAGGGTATCTGTTTATCGCTGCGATTTATTTCGTGTTTTGTTTCAGCTTGTCGCGCTACAGCCAATGGGTGGAACGGCAGGTGAACCGGGGGAAGGTGCATTAA
- a CDS encoding sirohydrochlorin chelatase: MMQALLIVAHGSRRTQSNDEIRALAAKVGEQPGTNYAYVSSAFLELAEPSIPDGIQQCIDQGATVVTIMPFFLSAGRHVVTDVPELVQAKQRENPQVRIRMAPYLGVSGLMPSLILQSAQTACECKGANCTYPACITG, encoded by the coding sequence ATGATGCAAGCTTTACTTATTGTGGCGCACGGCAGTCGCCGTACTCAATCGAATGACGAAATCCGCGCACTTGCCGCTAAAGTCGGCGAACAGCCGGGTACGAATTACGCTTACGTGAGCAGTGCTTTTCTGGAGTTGGCAGAACCGTCCATTCCCGACGGTATCCAGCAATGCATTGATCAGGGCGCAACGGTTGTTACCATTATGCCATTTTTTCTGTCAGCCGGTCGGCATGTGGTCACGGATGTGCCTGAATTGGTACAGGCTAAACAACGCGAAAACCCCCAAGTAAGGATTCGTATGGCACCGTACTTGGGGGTGTCGGGTTTGATGCCGAGTCTGATTTTGCAATCTGCGCAAACTGCGTGTGAGTGCAAGGGGGCTAACTGCACTTACCCGGCGTGTATCACGGGCTAA
- a CDS encoding DesA family fatty acid desaturase encodes MGLLSTLSGWQLVLVTLGLTHITIAAVTIFLHRTQAHRALDLGFIPSHFFRFWLWLTTGTVTREWVAIHRKHHAKCETPEDPHSPQTRGINTVLWKGALLYKQEAKNQETLEKYGKGTPDDWLERHLYTPHSWLGIVLMLVIDVVLFGLPGVLVWAVQMLWIPFWAAGVINGLAHFWGYRNWNTTDASTNISPIGILIGGEELHNNHHAFASSARLSSRWYEFDIGWFYIRILEILGMAKVRKVAPRIRINPNKLTVDFDTVTAVLGNRLQVLSNFAQQVIKPVTKSELRHQAVLAESQALQTVYLYQQRLHQLWERTTQSQEARLEAVQEWISNAEKTGIAALEQFAHRLRGYSVSA; translated from the coding sequence ATGGGTTTACTGTCGACATTAAGCGGATGGCAATTAGTACTCGTCACACTGGGTTTAACTCATATTACCATCGCAGCGGTCACTATTTTTCTACACCGCACCCAAGCGCACCGTGCGCTGGATTTAGGGTTCATTCCCTCCCACTTTTTCCGCTTTTGGTTATGGCTAACCACCGGCACTGTTACCCGCGAATGGGTCGCTATCCACCGCAAACACCACGCCAAATGTGAAACGCCCGAAGACCCGCACAGCCCACAAACCCGTGGCATCAACACCGTCTTGTGGAAAGGTGCATTGCTCTACAAACAAGAAGCCAAAAATCAGGAAACGCTCGAAAAATACGGCAAAGGCACACCGGACGACTGGTTGGAACGGCATCTTTATACGCCGCATTCATGGCTGGGAATTGTACTGATGTTAGTCATTGATGTGGTGTTATTCGGTTTGCCCGGCGTATTGGTCTGGGCAGTACAAATGCTGTGGATTCCCTTCTGGGCAGCCGGTGTTATTAACGGTCTGGCGCATTTCTGGGGCTATCGTAACTGGAACACCACCGATGCTTCCACCAATATTTCCCCGATCGGCATTTTAATCGGCGGCGAAGAACTGCATAACAACCACCATGCATTCGCCTCTTCCGCACGGCTTTCCAGCCGCTGGTATGAATTCGATATTGGCTGGTTCTACATCCGCATTTTAGAAATATTGGGCATGGCGAAAGTGCGCAAAGTTGCCCCACGCATCCGTATTAATCCTAACAAACTGACCGTAGACTTTGACACCGTGACCGCTGTGCTCGGCAATCGCTTGCAAGTGCTGTCAAACTTTGCCCAGCAAGTCATCAAGCCCGTGACCAAATCAGAATTGCGTCACCAAGCCGTGCTCGCCGAAAGCCAAGCCCTACAAACCGTGTATCTTTACCAGCAGCGCCTGCATCAATTGTGGGAACGCACCACGCAAAGCCAGGAAGCACGGCTGGAAGCAGTACAAGAATGGATCAGTAATGCAGAAAAAACCGGCATTGCGGCATTGGAACAATTTGCACACCGCCTGCGCGGGTATTCGGTCAGCGCCTAA
- a CDS encoding NUDIX hydrolase, with protein MQKKPALRHWNNLHTACAGIRSAPNAATTMNGIDQLTASDISQRLQQRGATTHDVALDACREAGVLVPFVRMDNAWHLLFIRRPESVRDYHSGQVAFAGGKRDPEDTDLTATALREAHEEIGILPQDVDILGQLNPHHSVSRFLIVPTVARVPWPYELVLSPQEVARAFTIPLTWLAQPQHHQIRYRHLTDVPEPIPIVYFQEYDGEILWGATARITLSLLACLQ; from the coding sequence ATGCAGAAAAAACCGGCATTGCGGCATTGGAACAATTTGCACACCGCCTGCGCGGGTATTCGGTCAGCGCCTAATGCAGCCACCACCATGAACGGCATTGACCAACTGACAGCAAGCGACATTAGCCAGCGTTTACAACAACGTGGTGCCACAACCCATGATGTGGCGTTGGATGCGTGTCGCGAAGCCGGGGTGTTAGTGCCGTTTGTGCGGATGGACAATGCATGGCACTTGCTGTTTATCCGCCGCCCCGAATCGGTGCGCGATTATCACAGTGGGCAGGTCGCCTTTGCCGGGGGCAAACGTGACCCGGAAGATACCGACCTGACTGCCACCGCATTACGTGAGGCACACGAAGAAATCGGTATTTTGCCGCAAGATGTTGATATTTTGGGGCAACTCAACCCGCATCACAGCGTAAGCCGCTTTCTGATTGTGCCAACCGTTGCCCGTGTACCCTGGCCTTATGAACTGGTGCTTAGCCCGCAGGAAGTTGCTCGTGCTTTCACCATTCCGTTAACTTGGCTGGCACAACCACAACACCACCAAATACGTTACCGACACTTAACCGACGTGCCAGAACCGATACCGATTGTGTACTTTCAGGAATACGATGGGGAAATTTTGTGGGGAGCAACGGCTAGAATCACGCTGTCATTGTTGGCTTGCTTGCAATAA
- a CDS encoding amino acid ABC transporter ATP-binding protein — protein MIEFAKVNKWYGNQFHVLRDIDLQVRRGERIVICGPSGSGKSTLIRCINRLEAHQQGKLMVDGLELSDDVKVLHEVRRKVGMVFQQFNLFPHLTVLENLTLAPIQVNKLSKAEAEERAMVQLQRVQIAEQAHKYPLQLSGGQQQRVAIARTLCLTPQVLLFDEPTSALDPEMIKEVLDVMTELAEQGITMLCVTHEMGFAKSVADRVIFMDAGQIVEENNPHDFFNRPRNERTQAFLVKILVH, from the coding sequence ATGATCGAATTCGCCAAAGTCAACAAATGGTACGGCAACCAGTTCCACGTCCTGCGTGACATCGACTTGCAGGTACGCAGAGGCGAGCGCATCGTCATTTGCGGTCCTTCCGGTTCGGGTAAATCCACCCTGATCCGCTGCATCAACCGCTTGGAAGCCCATCAGCAGGGTAAGTTGATGGTGGATGGCTTGGAACTCAGCGATGACGTGAAAGTGTTACACGAAGTGCGCCGTAAAGTCGGTATGGTATTCCAGCAATTCAACCTGTTCCCGCATTTAACCGTGCTGGAAAACCTCACGCTTGCGCCGATTCAGGTCAACAAACTCTCCAAAGCCGAGGCGGAAGAGCGGGCAATGGTGCAACTACAGCGTGTACAAATTGCCGAGCAAGCCCACAAATACCCGTTGCAACTCTCCGGCGGACAGCAACAGCGCGTCGCCATTGCCCGCACTTTGTGCTTAACCCCGCAAGTATTGCTGTTCGACGAACCCACCTCTGCACTTGACCCGGAAATGATCAAGGAAGTGCTGGATGTCATGACCGAACTCGCCGAACAGGGCATTACCATGCTGTGCGTCACCCACGAAATGGGTTTCGCGAAGTCCGTTGCTGACCGCGTGATCTTCATGGATGCGGGGCAGATTGTGGAAGAAAATAACCCGCACGATTTTTTCAATCGCCCGCGTAACGAACGCACGCAGGCATTTTTGGTGAAAATATTGGTACATTAA